In the Heptranchias perlo isolate sHepPer1 chromosome 45, sHepPer1.hap1, whole genome shotgun sequence genome, one interval contains:
- the LOC137306832 gene encoding NF-kappa-B essential modulator-like, whose protein sequence is MAEAPGLESQRREMEELRGRGPAEGEAWLWARDFRSQPLLLTLFLAPSCFLPVRRCRTMEERLRAQEQEAEGQKKQYSVTVDQLRIAVHSFESALKTERQNASEDKRKLAQLQAAYHQLFVDYDLLMKSLDDKKNGGQVEEVLQQLREAEDALVMKQELIDKLKENTERLKAELETIPVLNAQAEVFKADFLAERSAREKLHEQKELQHERLLALQLEYDKLRSEHEEATRAHIEELQRRHSDSLRAPIPGQGNYFQSGSTIPFNAPADPSRRRSLPDEQPDFRCPKCQYLAPDMDTLQIHVMDCIQ, encoded by the exons GCTCTGGGCACGGGACTTCCGCAGCCAGCCTCTCTTGCTCACCCTCTTCCTCGCTCCCTCTTGCTTTCTTCCCGTGCGCAGGTGCCGTACGATGGAGGAGAGGTTAAGGGcccaggagcaggaggcagagggaCAGAAGAAGCAATACAGTGTGACGGTCGACCAGCTACGGATAGCGGTGCACAGCTTCGAGTCCGCACTCAAAACCGAGCGGCAGAACGCCTCTGAGGACAA GCGGAAGCTGGCACAATTACAGGCAGCCTATCATCAGCTCTTTGTCGATTATGATCTCCTGATGAAGAGTCTGGATGATAAGAAGAATGGA GGACAGGTGGAGGAGGTCCTGCAGCAGCTGAGAGAGGCTGAGGACGCCTTAGTGATGAAACAGGAGCTGATCGACAAGCTGAAGGAAAATACGGAGAGGTTGAAGGCGGAGCTCGAGACCATCCCGGTCCTCAACGCGCAG GCGGAGGTTTTCAAGGCTGACTTTCTGGCCGAGCGGTCAGCCCGGGAGAAGCTGCACGAGCAGAAGGAGCTGCAGCATGAACGGCTGCTGGCATTGCAGCTGGAGTACGACAAGCTGCGGAGTGAGCACGAGGAGGCCACACG GGCTCATATCGAGGAACTGCAACGTCGGCACAGTGACAGTCTACGAGCACCAATACCCGGCCAAG GTAATTATTTCCAGAGCGGAAGCACTATCCCGTTCAACGCTCCCGCTGACCCCTCTCGCCGACGAAGCCTCCCCGACGAGCAACCAGACTTCCGCTGCCCCAAGTGTCAGTACTTGGCGCCTGACATGGACACGCTGCAGATTCACGTCATGGACTGCATCCAGTGA